TTGAACTGCGAGCACCGTTCCGTCTCATCAGTTTGTCATGACAGAAGAGATTTTCACACTTCTTCCAAGTGTGCTGGTAAAAACCTGTTGAGGAAgtttgtcaacaaaacaaagtaaGAGAACGTTTTGGTAGCAAGCCCTGATTTGATTAATCATGTCTTGCTAGCCTAGCTATCAAGTAATCAGCCGACTGAGCCTAGTAAGTTAGTACTCTTACTAGCCTGTTTAGTCTGTTTGAGCCGTCATGTCAAATCCTTGTCACGCCAaacatgtttggcttgacaatgacagtTGTTGGCATGAGCACAAACGGATCAGGTACCAGGCTCATCTTCTGCTATGACTTGAGTAACGTTTTCTAAATGACATGTCTTCAACAGGAAGAAGCTCTGGTATGAAACACCGCCCCAGGTTGGTACACTGTCTCATGTCGTGATTTAGATTGTAATTAGGCTTATTCTCAGCCTGGCCCCTTATCTGTTTGTGCAACGCCTGTTCTGTTGTCATTGGCATACCAATTCCATAAGGAGTTGTCAAGACagtagaaacagactggcactcaggcttgCTGTATCCGGTTTCACACTTTAACCTTCGTAATTCTGACAGGGGCCACCGTCCAGTCAGCTCAGTGCTCTGAAGCCACCTAAGAAACAAAGCCAAGGGGACAACATGCGCACCAGAGTCCTCAACTCCATCCTGTACAAGGCCATCACTGATCTACTGAGCTCCCCTGAAGTCAACTATGAGGTCTACAACTACAGTGTGGACATCTCAAGGGTAGGAATAACCTAGCCTGGGTGCTGGTGTGTTTGTGCAATCATGCCCACTCCCTGTCACTCATTGTCATGTTTGGCTGGACAATGACAGCATTGAGCACttgctgatctgggaccaggctaggaagtACTTCAGCTTGGTCTGAAATATTCAATGACATTTTGGTAATGCAAGGTAGCTTCATAAAATTGGTGCTATTATTGTGTACAGTTCCATTCTAACCCTCTCAGCACTGCCTGGACTGCGCCAAAATGCAAAGTCCTTCCGTTTGAGTTGTTATAATATTGCGTGTGTGTCACATCAGGTGTCACTGCCTGCAGACTTCTCTAGTTGCCGGGTCTATTGGAAAACCAGTGGTGTGTCAGAGAGGGATGACCAGATTCAGCAAGCACTGGACAAGAGCAGCCCTCGAATAAGGTAAGCACTCTCTCAGAAAATAGCAGTACTCTTCTCTTTCTGATGATTTTAGCCTGGTTCCAGGTCTGTGTGTTCTTGCCAACGGTCCATGTCAAGACAAAACATGACAAGGAGTTGTCAGGATAGCACACAGAGACTGACACTCAGGCTAGGTTGTTTCAGGATGATGTTAGAGAGAACCCCTGTGCTGCTCTGTTAACAGGTACCTCATTATGGCTCATCAAACCCTTGGTGGTGTCCCTCCTTTGGTTTTCATAAAGGATAAACAGTACGCAGCCATGTCTGAGGTAATTGGCATTTCATATTCATTAGAACACAAACAACATTCAACATTTTATGAAAGACTGCTGATGAACTTTGTGCTTGTGGACTGTGCTGTTAGGTTGAAAACCTACTCAAGATGGCTGACTTTGGTCCTGAAGATGGACTGGGGTGAGAAACAATCTTTATGACGACTGGGGCTCAAATAGTAAATACAGTCAAGTGAGTTTTTGAAGTTGACTTAATACATCTAATATCTTACAGAGAACGACTGCATGTAGTGGAACCAGGACAGCCCACCACGTCTAAAAAACCTGTGCTGTTCGGGGTTGACCACGACGCTCTCAACAAGCAGATCCTGGACTACAAACTGAGGGTCAAAGACACTACCTCAAACACCCTGGCACCAGAGCTCACACTGCAGCAGCTGGAGGTGCTGGCAGAGTACAGGAAGCAGAAGATaatggagaagaagaagaagtccaAACGGCCCGTTGATGATGACATCACTCCTAAGGAGTACCTTCTGTCCAGACACAGCCAGggtcaggagagggaggaggaggacggcCGGGAATTCAGCCAGGAAGACGACCACGTCAGAGAACTCATGGCTGAGGAGAGCAGGAAGTCCTAGATCCTTAGTTGAAAAGGTGAAATGTCAGTGACGAAACATCACAATTTGTAATCCCGGGTATCATCTCCATCACAGACTTTCCTATTTGGAAGTCCAACTTGGGAGAGTCGTTCAAGTGGTTTGTTTCGCCGTCTGAACCTTGTATTTGTCACTTCCGAGGAGCATTGGAAGGCAACATGAATGACCAGTGTACTGGAGAGCCACTCATCTAACATATGTGTTCTGGTAGTTCTACACCAGAGATCAGACATGGGTGAATTGTTCATGTCAATAAACACTTTCAAGCTATTGAGTTTGTCATGATGCGTTTAATTGTTCATTGACTAACATTCCAATAGGTGTAGAACTATTAGTCAACAGGATGGGGGGTGTACAGATAAACATGATCAACAATCTAGTCCTATAAAGAATCCAGTCCTGTAAATGATCCGTTGTAAACATTAAAGGCACATCATGCCAAAACTGCAACCATGTTGTAAGCTAAGTAAGGCTGAGATGCAATCTGAAAAGGCGCTTGACATTTTAAAAGGTCATTTCCGATTAAGGCGACCTCTGCAGCGTTTACCTTGAATGTGATCTCTGTGAACGCGGTAACATAGCCTTTCAAAGGCTCATTGTCGACAGCGTTACAGATTGAATCCCGACATGAATATTTGAATTATCCACATTTTATTCCCTTACTAAATGACTTATACACTTGTATAAAAAGTACATTCCAAAATCTTGTTTTCTAAGAAAAGCCTTTGATATATTAAGTTGAATTAACATAAGGAAATGCTAATCACAGAGAAAAGGCATAAGCGATGAAATGATACATTTCAAGCCACTATGTTATTCCAATCAAAGCCATTGGAGATTGGTTGTGGGTTTCATAGAGCAAGCCAGGGTGGAGTTCAATAGGGCACACTAGAAAAATGTCTAGCAACGGAACAATACAAATCTGTGTTctaattggacaagttcaggtaataTCTCCCTGTTTTCAAAATGTCTTCCACCTACTGAATGACCTGGGATGAAACTGTTGACTGCTCCTCCATGCCTGCACCAACGCTCTGGCCTGCTCAGATAGATTCCACAGTATGCTCCTCGGTCTCCACAGCCTCTTGGACATAGACAATGAACTGGGAGGCGTCCTCTCCCTGAGTGTACACGGTGACCGTCTCCATGCCCTCCACATCATCAGACGACACCACCAGATGGTGCTCCTCACCCAGCCCCATGGAGGCTGCCTGCTGGAAGGGGTCCTGGATCATCACAGTGTGGGTCCCCTCCTCCTCAGTCACCTGGAAGATGGTGGAAAGAGGATTGGAATGTGTTGGAGTGGGATGTCCTAAATGGCAACATATTCCCTATTGACAAGGGCCCaagcaccatattcccttttatagtgcactacgtttgaccaaagggccctggtcaaaagtactgcactattggcaccctattccctttatagtgcactacttttgacactgCTCTTACCTGCTCCACCACGGTCACTCTGCCAGGGACCATGGCCACTGCTGTGGCATCATTAGACTCTGCCCCCAGCTCAATGATCTGCTGCAGGATGTTAACCGCTGTGGGATCCAGCCCTTCCGTGGTGGTCGCCACCACCCCTAAGCAGATCATTCCAATACATTAAACACAGTGAGGGACACCAAGGATATTTCAACTCTTTGTCACTCTGTTGTATGTGGCTTGACAAGGAGCAATGgtgttggcaagagcacaaacagatctgggaccaggctaacttgTCCTAACCGTTCTCTGTGAACCTGAGGTCCTGGAGGGCTGACACGGCAGCTTCGGTCCCCTGAGGGTCCTCTGTCTCAGTGATGTGGAGGTACTGGGTAAGGGGCTCCTCCACCGACTGCTCCACCacctcagaacacacacacacacacacacacacacacacttaacacagTGTCTAGACATAGAAAAACATCTTAATAttgaccatatatatatatatatatatatatatatatgagactaTTAAACCTTACCTCCCATTGGTTGAGACCAAGCACGTCACTCTGAATCACTTTGAGGCCATGCTTGTTCTTCAGGTGTCTGTTCATCTCCCACTTGGTACCGTACACATAGTCACACACAGGACACTTCACTCCACCTAGAGATACAGGACAGTCACACACAGGACACTTCACTCCACCTAGAGACACAGGACACTTCACTCCACCTAGAGATACAGGACAGTCTCACACGGGACACTTCACTCCACCTAGAGATACAGGACAGTCACACACGGGACACTTCACTCCACCTAGAGATACAGGACAGTCACACACGGGACACTTCACTCCACCTAGAGATACAGGACAGTCTCACACGGGACACTTCACTCCACCTAGAGATACAGGACAGTCACACACGGGACACTTCACTCTATCTAGAGATACAGGACAGTCACACACGGGACACTTCACTCTATCTAGAGATACAGGACAGTCACACACAGGACACTTCACTCTACCTAGAAACACGGGACACTTCACTCCACCTAGAGATACAGGACAGTCTCACACGGGACACTTCACTCCACCTAGAGATACAGGACAGTCTCACACGGGACACTTCACTCCACCTAGAGATACAGGACAGTCTCACACGGGACACTTCACTCCACCTAGAGATACAGGACAGTCTCACACGGGACACTTCACTCCACCTAGAGATATAGGACAGTCTCACACGAGACACTTCACTCCACCTAGAGATACGGGACAGTCTCACACGGGACACTTCACAGCAACCAGATGTGCAGGTCAGTCCTCTGTTTCACTGAGGACACATTCAGCTCCACGTTCTAGGGATATACAGGACAGTCTCACACGGGACACGATTCAGGTCCTCGTTTTTACTGAGAGACACGGGACACTTCAGCTCCACCTAGAGATACTGAGGAAAGTCACGATCACAGGACCTTCCTCCACCGAGAGATACAGGACAGGTCTCACACAGGAAGACTTCACTCCACCTAGATATACTGAGGACAGTCTCACAGGACACTTTTTTACTGACCTAGAGATACAGGACAGTCTCTTTTTACACGGGACGATTTCAGTCTCGTACCTAGAGATACAGGACAGTCTCACACGGGACACTCTGTTCCACCTAGGAAAGCGACAGGTCTCGTTTACAGGACACACAGCAAACAGTGTGCAGGTTCCTCCTCTGTTTTACTGAGGAAAGGCCGATTCCAGGTCCTCTGTTTTACTGAGGAAAGGCCGATTCCAGGTCCTCTGTTTTTACTGAGGAAAGGCCGATTCCAGGTCCTCTGTTTTACTGAGGAAAGGCCGATTCCAGGTCCTCTGTTTTACTGAGGAAAGGCCGATTCCAGGTCCTCTGTTTTTACTGAGGAAAGACCGATTCCAGGTCCTCTGTTTTTACTGAGGAAAGACCGATTCCAGGTCCTCTGTTTTTACTGAGGAAAGGCCGATTCCAGGTCCTCTGTTTTTACTGAGGAAAGGCCGATTCCAGGTCCTCTGTTTTTACTGAGGAAAGGCCGATTCCAGGTCCTCTGTTTTACTGAGGAAAGGCCGATTCCAGGTCCTCTGTTTTACTGAGGAAAGACCGATTCCAGGTCCTCTGTTTTACTGAGGAAAGGCCGATTCCAGGTCCTCTGTTTTGGAGATGGGTCTACTGGAACTGACATGActgattttatttaacctttatttaactaggcaagtcagttaagaacaaattcttatttacaatgacggcctcccaaaaggcaaaagacctcctgcggggacgggggctgggattgaaAAAATatcaatataggacaaaacacaccacgacaagagacaacacaacataaagagagacctaacacaacaacatagcaaggcagcaacacatgacaacacaacatggtagcaacacaaaacagggcacagacaacagcacaaagggcaagaaggtagagataaCAATATTTGTTTCCCTATTAAACTTAGTTGAATACATTGACTAAGTctttctggataagagcatctgctaaatgttaATATATATGTAAATGTGTTTCTGGTTGGTACAGTATGatctccacaaatgtattgtccATTCCAGAGATCGGTGTGTCTCTGCTGAGCGACTCACCTTGCTGCTCCACAGCCTCAGAGGTGGCTGGACCAGGCCCTGCGTTACAGTACTCCTGGTTGGGGTGCTTCTTGCTGTAATGTCTCTTCAGGGGTCCTGCTATGTTACAGGAGTAGTGACAGTGGCCGCAGCGGTAGGGCTGTGGAAAACACATTTCAACTGGCTTCCAACAATAATGAAGACTAGAAAGGGTCCTTTTACTGAAGGAACATTGTGCTTCCTTAAACTGTCCAAATGTATTTTATGGTAGTGGAAGTTTAACTTGTTAGAGGCTGGTGTTGATACATTGATGCTAGTGACTGTATTATAAAATCTTTATATAGAGACAGCCCTCTTCTGATTACCTTGAAAGAGGCGTGCTGCTCCATGTGTCGTACCAGTAGAGGTTTCTGTGCAGCGCTGTAATCACACTCTGTACATTTGAACTGCTTACCTACagtatggagggacagagacaggatgACAATACTCACCTGCTGGTTAATTACAGTCAAAGATAAGACTTCAATGTTAACTACCCCCACtagatcccaaatggcaccctattccatatata
The sequence above is drawn from the Salmo salar chromosome ssa05, Ssal_v3.1, whole genome shotgun sequence genome and encodes:
- the LOC123743213 gene encoding putative ribosome-binding factor A, mitochondrial, coding for MFGINTYSRVKPCLVVQHYASSCMAMKKRTGGGVELGPQHRVHHLNCEHRSVSSVCHDRRDFHTSSKCAGKNLLRKFVNKTKKKLWYETPPQGPPSSQLSALKPPKKQSQGDNMRTRVLNSILYKAITDLLSSPEVNYEVYNYSVDISRVSLPADFSSCRVYWKTSGVSERDDQIQQALDKSSPRIRYLIMAHQTLGGVPPLVFIKDKQYAAMSEVENLLKMADFGPEDGLGERLHVVEPGQPTTSKKPVLFGVDHDALNKQILDYKLRVKDTTSNTLAPELTLQQLEVLAEYRKQKIMEKKKKSKRPVDDDITPKEYLLSRHSQGQEREEEDGREFSQEDDHVRELMAEESRKS